The Methylotenera sp. G11 genome includes a window with the following:
- a CDS encoding histone deacetylase family protein, giving the protein MRTAYITHPSCSKHSMGADHPECAERLHAINDQLIASGVLDHLIHYDAETASKAQLTRVHNSEYVEWVFRQAPAEGLVQLDGDTAMNRFTLDAAIHAAGAAIQAVDLVMAGEVENAFCCIRPPGHHAGRSGASGFCIFNNVAVGAAHAISQHQLQRVAILDFDVHHGDGTEDIFHDNPHVMLCSTFRHPFYPYKGAGSGNDHIINVPLAARTSGAEFRAAVTEHWLPALDRFQPQFLLISAGFDAHYEDDMGGLALKEADYLWVTETLKQLARKYAQGRIVSVLEGGYSLHALGRCVMTHIKCLSEL; this is encoded by the coding sequence ATGCGCACTGCCTATATCACACACCCATCCTGTAGCAAACACAGCATGGGAGCAGACCACCCCGAATGCGCGGAACGCCTGCATGCCATCAATGACCAACTGATCGCATCCGGTGTGCTGGACCACCTGATCCACTACGATGCCGAAACGGCCAGCAAAGCGCAGTTAACACGGGTGCATAACAGCGAATATGTGGAATGGGTCTTCCGGCAGGCGCCGGCCGAAGGCCTGGTGCAGCTGGATGGCGATACCGCCATGAACAGGTTCACGCTGGATGCGGCAATCCATGCTGCTGGCGCTGCGATACAGGCGGTTGACCTAGTGATGGCCGGTGAAGTCGAAAACGCTTTCTGCTGCATACGCCCGCCGGGACATCATGCCGGCCGCTCCGGCGCATCAGGGTTCTGCATCTTTAACAATGTGGCCGTCGGCGCTGCGCATGCGATCAGCCAGCATCAGCTACAGCGGGTAGCCATTCTGGATTTCGACGTGCATCACGGCGACGGCACCGAAGACATCTTCCACGATAATCCGCACGTGATGCTGTGCTCTACTTTCAGGCACCCGTTCTACCCATATAAAGGTGCAGGGAGCGGCAATGATCACATCATCAATGTACCGCTTGCCGCCAGGACCAGCGGCGCAGAATTCAGGGCAGCCGTCACGGAGCACTGGTTACCCGCGCTGGATCGTTTCCAGCCGCAATTTTTACTGATTTCTGCTGGTTTTGATGCGCATTACGAAGATGATATGGGCGGCCTCGCCCTGAAAGAAGCCGATTATCTATGGGTCACGGAAACCCTGAAACAGCTTGCAAGAAAATATGCACAAGGTCGTATCGTCTCGGTTCTGGAGGGCGGCTACTCGCTGCATGCCCTTGGGCGCTGCGTGATGACACACATCAAATG
- a CDS encoding bifunctional acetate--CoA ligase family protein/GNAT family N-acetyltransferase, with translation MGQHYLKPLFAPKSVAVFGASDQTDSVGKIVFHNMLQSGYQGALYPINPNHPKIQGHQSYASIAQIPEPVDLAIIATPPHSVPDIIEECGKHNVKAAVIITAGFGEAGAAGIKLERAVLENAKRYNIRLIGPNCLGVMRPDIGLNATFNHGSANTGNLAFVSQSGALCTAILDWAKSNDVGFSSVISMGSSIDVDFGEILDYLVSDVATQSILLYIEGIRNARSFMSAIRAAAQFKPVILVKVGRHSVSSKAAMSHTASLVGSDDAFDAAVRRAGVVRVQTVTQLFSVAKALSCGFHPTGNRLAIVTNGGGPGVMATDIAADLGLVMAELTDTTINQLNQTLPGTWSHGNPVDIIGDAQADRYRHAVKACLEDPNVDGVLTILTPQAMTRPLEAANAVIELSNQYSKPLIACWMGGTQVEESRRLFNHAKKPSFRTPEPAVEVFSFLSEYYQNQKLLIQVPGPLSHHLEPDVEGARMVIEAALQDRRKVLNEMESKALLSAFHIPVAKTLIARSPNEALQIALELGFPVAMKINSPDITHKTDAGGVILNLTNAQAVPAAYHEMLDSVRQYRPEARIDGVSIEPMVVKPNGRELMVGVTNDPVFGPVITFGAGGTMVEVMGDRSVALPPLNSFLVKDLIQGTHVAKMLGAFRHMPAVNMDALESLLLRVSEMVCELPMLMEMDINPLIADEHGALAADARVVVAFRTPSADRYAHMAIYPYPSHLVSNWQLSDGSNIVIRPIRPEDAELEQVFVRELSEESRYFRFMNSIQELSQAMLVRFTQIDYSREIALLAVRETHGRNAEKMEVEVGVARCATNPDGESCEFAIVIADNMHGKGLGSKLMTALMDAARERGLKVMQGEVLSQNSHMLKLMKNLGFTIEPSKEDDSIKSVYKLL, from the coding sequence ATGGGTCAGCATTATCTTAAACCACTATTCGCACCAAAATCTGTTGCCGTTTTTGGCGCCAGTGACCAGACTGACTCCGTCGGGAAAATCGTATTCCACAACATGCTGCAAAGCGGTTATCAGGGTGCGCTTTACCCGATCAACCCGAATCACCCCAAAATCCAGGGGCATCAGTCATACGCTTCCATCGCGCAGATACCGGAGCCGGTGGATTTAGCCATCATTGCCACTCCGCCCCATTCCGTGCCGGATATCATTGAGGAGTGCGGAAAACACAACGTAAAAGCGGCGGTCATTATCACGGCTGGCTTTGGCGAGGCTGGCGCTGCCGGGATCAAGCTGGAGCGCGCCGTACTCGAAAATGCAAAACGCTACAACATCCGCCTGATCGGGCCAAACTGCCTGGGCGTGATGCGCCCCGATATCGGCCTGAACGCCACATTCAATCACGGCAGCGCCAATACCGGCAACCTGGCTTTTGTATCACAGTCCGGCGCTTTATGTACCGCAATCCTGGACTGGGCAAAATCCAATGATGTCGGTTTTTCCAGTGTCATCTCAATGGGTTCTTCGATTGATGTCGATTTCGGTGAGATTCTCGATTACCTCGTTTCCGACGTCGCCACGCAGAGCATCCTGCTCTATATTGAAGGCATACGCAATGCGCGCAGCTTCATGAGCGCCATTCGGGCGGCGGCCCAATTCAAACCGGTCATTCTGGTCAAAGTTGGCAGGCACAGTGTTTCTTCCAAAGCCGCCATGTCGCACACGGCATCCCTGGTCGGTTCGGATGACGCCTTCGATGCCGCGGTAAGGCGTGCCGGTGTAGTGCGCGTGCAGACCGTCACGCAACTCTTCTCCGTAGCCAAAGCGCTCTCCTGCGGTTTTCACCCGACCGGTAACCGGCTGGCAATCGTGACCAACGGCGGCGGCCCGGGCGTGATGGCAACCGATATTGCAGCCGACCTGGGACTGGTCATGGCAGAACTGACAGACACCACCATCAATCAGCTGAACCAGACGCTGCCGGGAACCTGGTCGCACGGCAACCCTGTCGATATTATCGGTGACGCCCAGGCGGACCGCTACCGGCATGCCGTCAAAGCATGCCTTGAAGACCCCAACGTAGATGGCGTACTCACAATTTTGACGCCGCAGGCAATGACCAGACCGCTGGAAGCGGCTAACGCGGTCATCGAACTTTCCAATCAGTACAGCAAACCGCTGATTGCCTGCTGGATGGGCGGCACCCAGGTTGAAGAATCGCGCAGGCTTTTCAATCATGCAAAGAAACCAAGTTTCCGCACGCCGGAACCTGCGGTAGAAGTGTTTTCATTTCTTTCCGAGTATTACCAGAACCAGAAACTGCTGATACAGGTACCGGGGCCGCTGTCTCACCACCTGGAGCCGGATGTGGAAGGCGCACGCATGGTGATCGAGGCGGCATTGCAAGACAGGCGCAAGGTGCTTAACGAAATGGAATCCAAGGCACTGCTGTCGGCATTCCACATCCCGGTAGCAAAGACACTGATTGCGCGCTCACCGAATGAAGCACTGCAAATTGCGCTGGAGCTGGGCTTTCCGGTCGCCATGAAAATCAACTCACCGGACATCACCCATAAAACGGATGCCGGCGGTGTGATACTCAACCTGACAAACGCACAGGCCGTTCCGGCGGCTTATCATGAAATGCTGGACAGCGTGCGCCAGTATCGCCCGGAAGCCAGGATAGACGGAGTGTCGATTGAACCCATGGTCGTGAAACCGAATGGGCGTGAACTCATGGTAGGCGTGACCAATGACCCGGTATTCGGCCCAGTCATCACATTTGGCGCCGGCGGCACCATGGTAGAAGTCATGGGGGACCGCTCGGTGGCACTGCCTCCGCTCAATTCATTCCTGGTCAAAGACCTGATTCAGGGCACGCATGTCGCAAAAATGCTGGGGGCATTCCGCCACATGCCCGCGGTGAATATGGATGCGCTTGAAAGCCTGCTGCTGCGTGTTTCCGAAATGGTTTGCGAATTGCCGATGCTGATGGAAATGGACATTAACCCGCTCATTGCCGATGAACATGGCGCCCTGGCAGCAGATGCCCGCGTCGTCGTAGCGTTCCGCACACCAAGTGCCGACCGCTACGCACACATGGCCATCTATCCGTATCCATCCCATTTAGTCAGCAACTGGCAATTAAGTGACGGCTCCAACATCGTGATTCGCCCGATACGCCCGGAAGATGCCGAACTCGAACAGGTTTTTGTGCGCGAGTTATCTGAAGAATCACGCTATTTCCGCTTTATGAACAGCATTCAGGAATTGAGCCAGGCGATGCTGGTGCGCTTTACGCAGATCGATTACAGCCGCGAAATCGCACTGCTCGCAGTCAGGGAAACCCATGGCCGCAACGCCGAAAAAATGGAGGTTGAAGTTGGCGTAGCACGCTGCGCCACCAACCCGGATGGCGAAAGCTGCGAATTTGCGATTGTCATCGCCGACAATATGCACGGCAAAGGCCTGGGCAGTAAGCTAATGACCGCATTGATGGATGCGGCGCGCGAAAGAGGCCTCAAGGTGATGCAAGGTGAAGTGCTCAGCCAGAATAGCCACATGCTGAAGCTGATGAAGAACCTGGGTTTTACGATCGAGCCCAGCAAAGAGGACGACAGCATCAAGTCTGTCTACAAACTGCTTTAA